A section of the bacterium genome encodes:
- a CDS encoding aminoglycoside phosphotransferase family protein translates to MAEAIAEVVRRLTATASPALWQEAPAGRIARAGEIKRAYSTVYRLRIEEAGGRATRFIYAKVYKLAPKHRDNPAKPQAKLRTEFEAAQRLHASLNGSHRYSVVRPLAYYPDLLAIVTEEAQGEPIANLIETACKRWHKRDKRTAVLTACRLAGAALAAIQRATGEAQPYQPEELLEYVDIRLQRLVAGEAPFNETHRQLVRRCLETMIARVPAAQLGQCGCHGDYAPFNVLAGPAGVTVMDFAMFKPGSLYNDVTYFHHRLQGYLHKPVFAAPAIQAAQQAFLAGYNLGAGREQQPIEQDVLFRLFWIKHVINNYSAIMRKKVMTLRDRLSPAVYLFNRHVFRCYNQWLMQMCQQ, encoded by the coding sequence ATGGCTGAAGCAATCGCGGAAGTGGTGCGGCGATTGACGGCCACGGCCTCCCCGGCGTTGTGGCAGGAGGCGCCAGCCGGCCGGATTGCACGCGCCGGTGAAATCAAGCGCGCGTATTCCACCGTCTATCGCCTGCGCATTGAAGAGGCCGGCGGCCGGGCCACCCGCTTCATCTACGCCAAAGTCTACAAGCTCGCGCCCAAGCACCGCGACAATCCCGCCAAACCTCAGGCCAAGCTGCGCACCGAATTCGAAGCCGCGCAGAGGTTGCATGCCAGCTTGAATGGCAGCCACCGCTATAGCGTCGTGCGGCCGTTGGCCTATTATCCCGATCTGCTCGCCATCGTCACGGAAGAGGCGCAAGGCGAGCCGATTGCCAATCTGATCGAAACCGCCTGCAAGCGCTGGCACAAGCGCGACAAACGCACGGCCGTGCTTACGGCTTGTCGCCTTGCCGGCGCAGCGCTCGCCGCCATTCAGCGCGCCACGGGCGAGGCGCAACCCTATCAACCGGAGGAACTGTTGGAGTACGTCGATATCCGGTTGCAGCGATTGGTGGCAGGCGAGGCGCCTTTCAACGAAACGCACCGCCAACTGGTGCGCCGCTGTCTGGAAACAATGATCGCCAGGGTGCCGGCGGCGCAACTCGGCCAGTGCGGCTGCCACGGTGACTATGCGCCCTTCAACGTGCTCGCCGGCCCCGCCGGCGTGACGGTGATGGATTTCGCCATGTTCAAACCCGGCTCGCTCTACAACGACGTCACCTACTTTCATCACCGCCTGCAGGGCTATTTGCACAAGCCCGTTTTTGCCGCGCCGGCCATTCAAGCCGCGCAACAGGCTTTTCTGGCGGGCTACAACCTCGGCGCCGGCCGCGAACAGCAGCCGATCGAACAGGACGTGCTGTTCCGCCTCTTCTGGATCAAACACGTCATCAACAACTACAGCGCGATCATGCGCAAGAAAGTGATGACCCTGCGGGATCGCCTTTCTCCGGCTGTCTACCTTTTCAACCGGCATGTCTTTCGGTGCTATAATCAATGGTTGATGCAAATGTGCCAGCAATGA